The DNA region GTCGTTTTAGTGCATAAATACAAGATAGTTGGTGCCTTATACTCTCTTGTTTTGGCCCAGACCCTGGTGTTTTTTATCACTTTGCTTCTGGTTTCAAGGAATGAGTGGTTCAGTTGGGCTATATTTCGAGCCAAGTTTAACAGAATTGCTGCACTTAAATTAAGCCATTTTAGCTTAATGGCATTTGTGACTGCAGTTACTGTGCCCACATCTCAAATCATCTTACGGAATATGCTCATAAATAAGTTTGATATAGATCAGGCTGGCTATTGGCAGAGTGTGGTTAGGATTTCGGATGCGTATTTAATGATAATTACGACCTCGTTGGCAACTTACTACCTTCCAAAATTATCTTCTTTAAAGAAAGAACGAGATATACATGCTGAAATTTTAAATGGATTTAAAATGATTTTGCCAGTCGTTGCTATTGGATGTATTACAGTATACATATTGCGATTTTTCATTATAGAATTGTTATACACAAAGGAATTTATGCAAATGGAAGTCTTATTTCTTTGGCAGTTAGTTGGCGATTTCTTGAAAATTACAGCTTGGCTTTTAGCTTACGTAATGCTCGCAAAAGCCATGACAAAGGCTTATGTAATTTCAGAAGTTATTTTCAGTGCTCTATATTTAATTCTGAGTTATATCTTTATCAGTCGATATGGATTGATTGGTGTTACTTATGCATTTGCTGCGAACTATGCTGTATACTTAATGGTGATGATAATTATTTTCAGAAAATTGTTATTCTTGAAGAATGGGTAAAATAGAGTCAATTACATTCTTCTATCCAAGTACAATTGTTGGCGGAGCAGAATTTTTATTTATAAGATTGGCTGAAAACATTTGCCAAAGGTTTAATGTAAGGATCTATTATGTGGATTTTGAAGACGGTTTCGCAAGGAAAACTCTGAGAAACAATCATAAAATTTCTTTCATCGATTTTTTTAGATTTAAAAGGCATTATATTCCGGCAAATACGCTAGTTGTAACTCCGCTGTCCTCAATAATTGATTTATTAAAGTTCGATAAATGCGAAGGTGATTTCAAGGTCCTATTTTGGTCTATCCATCCGTTTGCTTTGAACAATGTAATGAAACATTATCTAAATGGTAAACTAAATAAAATTATTTTTACGGAGGATTTAAATGAGTTCATTGCTTTGGGGGGAATTAAGTTTATGGATGGGCCAAACTATTCGATTCAGCGAAACATCTTCCAATTTTCCGGCGAACCGAGCTATTTGCCTATTCCAGTTCGTATTGCTGAGAAGAGTAATGCTTACAGAACCAGTGCAAACATTAGGATAACTTGGCTTGGGCGATTATCAGAGGATAAGATTTTCGCATTATTAAATGTATTGAACCACGCAAATACTTTCGCATCTACGTCCTCAAGAAGTGTTTATGTAAACATTATTGGAGAAGGTGAAGCCGCAAATCTTCTGTTGATGGAAAGCTATCCTAACTTAAATATTGTCAGACATGGTAGCTTGATTTCAACAGAACTTTATGAGGTGCTAACAAACGACACAGACGTGCTTTTTGCTATGGGGACTTCAGCGCTTGAAGGCGGAGCACTCGCAATTCCAACAGTTCTGGTTGATATGTCGTATTCTGAAATTCCAGACTCAAACCGATTTAGATGGCTCTATGAAACTATTGATTTCTCATTGGCAGATGAATATACCCCTGAACAATCAGATCGGCATTTGTTTGATCAATTGATGAATGAGGTTAGTTTAAGACATGATATTCACGCTACGAGATGTCATACATATGTTTCCACTTATCACAGTATGGACGCTGTTGGCTCAAGTTTAATGGATGCCTTAGAGAAAACGGATTTGACAATTAGCAGGTTAAAAAAATCCAGTTTTTCTCAGTTCGGAAAGTTAAATTTGCTTTCGGTCGTTAAATCATATATAATATTTCTATGCAAAAAATTTTAATCGTATTCGGAACTAGGCCTGAGGCCATAAAGATGGCACCTTTGGTAAAGGCTTTTTTGCAGTCTGCCGATAATTTCGTGACCAAAGTGTGCGTAACCGCCCAGCATAGAGAGATGCTTGATCAGGTTATTGATTTTTTCGAAATAATACCTGATTACGATTTGAATTTAATGAAGCCTTCTCAGAATCTTTATCAACTTACTGCAGACGTATTGACAGGATTAAAGACTGTGTTTGAGGATTTTCAACCTGACTACGTTTTTGTGCATGGGGATACTACGACGTCAACTGCCGCAGCGATGGGTGCATTCTATAATCAATCACGTGTATGTCATGTAGAAGCTGGTTTAAGAACTTTCGATAAATGGTCCCCTTTTCCGGAAGAAATGAATAGGCAGATCACAGGTAGACTGGCAGATTTACACTTTGCCCCAACATTGAAATCAAAACAAAATCTAATGCGAG from Pedobacter endophyticus includes:
- a CDS encoding O-antigen translocase, with the protein product MKLLKTSFLSAIITFLRLAAGFVSVKVVAVITGPAGVALIGAFSNFLSVVLTFANGAINNGVVKYTAEYDQNDRKLRTLLSTALKISMGCSILVGFFLIVSAPLISKLIFTNTMFVNVVRVLGVTIIFYSLNSLLISILNGKGHIKDFTIVNAVGSVIGLVFTVVLVHKYKIVGALYSLVLAQTLVFFITLLLVSRNEWFSWAIFRAKFNRIAALKLSHFSLMAFVTAVTVPTSQIILRNMLINKFDIDQAGYWQSVVRISDAYLMIITTSLATYYLPKLSSLKKERDIHAEILNGFKMILPVVAIGCITVYILRFFIIELLYTKEFMQMEVLFLWQLVGDFLKITAWLLAYVMLAKAMTKAYVISEVIFSALYLILSYIFISRYGLIGVTYAFAANYAVYLMVMIIIFRKLLFLKNG
- a CDS encoding glycosyltransferase family protein; the encoded protein is MGKIESITFFYPSTIVGGAEFLFIRLAENICQRFNVRIYYVDFEDGFARKTLRNNHKISFIDFFRFKRHYIPANTLVVTPLSSIIDLLKFDKCEGDFKVLFWSIHPFALNNVMKHYLNGKLNKIIFTEDLNEFIALGGIKFMDGPNYSIQRNIFQFSGEPSYLPIPVRIAEKSNAYRTSANIRITWLGRLSEDKIFALLNVLNHANTFASTSSRSVYVNIIGEGEAANLLLMESYPNLNIVRHGSLISTELYEVLTNDTDVLFAMGTSALEGGALAIPTVLVDMSYSEIPDSNRFRWLYETIDFSLADEYTPEQSDRHLFDQLMNEVSLRHDIHATRCHTYVSTYHSMDAVGSSLMDALEKTDLTISRLKKSSFSQFGKLNLLSVVKSYIIFLCKKF